Within Plodia interpunctella isolate USDA-ARS_2022_Savannah chromosome 17, ilPloInte3.2, whole genome shotgun sequence, the genomic segment ttctgttaaataaaagtgtaaatGTTCATCAGCCTTTGTGTAAGTATCAAgtatggaaaatatatttgttagttGGTTGATTAAAGATGGTAAGTCATAAGTTTCAGGGCTATTTGTTAGGTCTATAAGGACCATGATCAGTATTTGTTTTGTGAAGTTATTGATTTTGAATGTAACAGTTTTCAGGTCATTCAGTTGATGTTTATAGACTTGAGCAGCCTTCAGCAGCCAGTGGGTCTTGTCTTGGTAGCACAGTTCTAGCATATACTCAGGAGTTAATTTGAATTCTGTCTGTGGTTCATTTTTCTGCATCTGATCTGACACTACATTTAGAAGCTGAggttttttatgcaaaataagACTTAATAGTATTTGTTTTCTGAATTGTCTAAAACTATCCTCGGTGAGAGGCATTAGTATTTGCTGCGAAAATTGTGGTAAATACTTGTCCTCCCATCTTACTAATGAGATTAATGTTATGAGTTTATCCGAACAGCTGTTTTCTTTGAGTTCAGCTTTTAacacttcaaaataaaaagtttgtattttatcaGTATTCATGACATTTGGGAAATTATCTTGAATGAAATTGATAAGAGTAATGGTAGTGACAGGGTTGCTTCTTAAGTTAACCTTCAAGAAATTATATGCCTGGTCTGTTAGTTGTTTAGGTTTGTTTGATTCTTCTATGTCATAATAAACTTGTAAGATTTCCTGGAAAagtaatatctatttatttatttgttcatctGAGTAATAAaggataaattaataataatcatgtaAAATATCTATGCGCTATCTCTACAGATTCTATTTAACAAAAAgaagacagacaaacagaatAGTATATGTAGGCTATTTAAATTTCCTAAAATACATATGGCATCAAAACTTTAGAACACATGCCAATATTTTCTACTTGAAATCATACACACCTCAAATATTTCTTCATCAATTTCATCAAGAAGACGCAGCATATATTTCAGTTCTTCTTCCTTCATTTTACTACCAAGAGCCATGTTACTGcaaaatatgattaatattgataagtttgtcaaataggtatatttttaaaagtaaatacatatttgttttattttctactttacCTGAAACATGTACTGATATTGAAGTTTCCTACCTAATGATTGAATTGGTTAGAGCCAATTCAGTAAACAACCCATTAAATTAGTAAGTAGATGTTTATCAATGCCACTCGCCCTGGGTCACAAGTCATCTTATAAGATTCCTTCTGTGCTTTTGTTACTAAGAGGTACTGTATACAGAGCTACTGCTATTCAGTTTAACCACCAAGTTTAATTTTGAtccaatttaaatatctttactctatattacaatacaatttaaatttataggtacctacattaagAAATCGTCATGTAGCGAAATACTATTCAAACAAAGACGATAAAAGTAAACACAAATCAATCATAAACTACCTTACAAGTGAAATGTACTtacgaataaattatttactcttAAATTTATGTCATTTAACGCAATTTTAAGTTTACAGTGGTGGTTTGAactgatattttttctaattacattataactGGGGACATCACAAATCGAAACTTTGTCTAAATTGCACAAAAATAGACTTTCTCAACCTACAAAGGAAAGGAAACgaaagaaaacataaaaaatggtaagtcAATGTCAGAATGTCAAATCTGTcaatttgacaaataaaaaaaatttttggcaAACCTAGCTAAGGAAACTTTACAAagaactacctacctactgtaataaatttaagttatgTCCTGCTCCTGCCTGTATGCGGCAGCAGAAGCGTGTGTAGAATATCAATTTGtctattagaaataattagaaaacaaaacaaatgtcaCCTTTTGACAGTgacaatcaaaatattttggctgacttttttaatttttaggttaGGAAATGGACGTAAATGCAATTGCTTAGCTTGCAATAGTCcaaaataatctatttataaaattgaaacatttCCCACAGCATCTGTTGGTAGTGTCTGTATCAATATGAAGTTTTTATCACGATGTGTTTTTCTAAGGACTATAACAAGTCGGTGTGCAAATGAAAGTAGCGGCAGCATAAGTAACGTTAATATTCGTTCTTTTATGGCTATTACCACAAATAGACGACTTGCCCTGAGAAAACCTCATGTATTTGCATCGGCAGTATGTGTTTATTCTtctgataataaaaaacatttttttaatttggagaAAAAGACTGGAGCATTAAAAGATGTATTGGAGTACAAAAAAGAACAGTTAAAGGATACCGAACATAGGATACGTTTGCGGGGTGAGGAAATTGTTAGAGATATAAagcaacaaaaagaaattacaGGACAGAAATTAAGAGAGAAAAAGGAACACTTGATCAAAGATATTTTGGAGACTAAGGCCAAAGTCAAGGAAAGGCTGGAAATTGTTGTTGAGGTAATTAAAAGAATATTGAACCttactaaaaatgtaattttatttacaataaatgtatgaaGATATAGGATCTCAAGAGCATTGACAATCTCATTATGCACAAGTGGGATTAAAACTTGGAACTCTTTGAACATAGACCCACTTAAATTAGCAtcagttaataataaaaaaaatcacaggTATAGAAGGCATGTTaatgttgaaattttaattataaaaacaaagccatcattattatgaattaattagcatataattaagttttgaCCCTGTGTGTGTGTAATAATGTTAggtaataaacttttatgtGTGCACTCTGCtggtttaaaatattgtcatgTACCTAGTTAGTTTGTCTTAACTATTACCTCTCAACACTAGCTTCGACAGTattctttgtaataaatatgtgtttatttattcagaaagaGAACCCATTTACAATACCAAATATACTATGCATGACCAGAATAGTTATGTCACCTTATTTGGGTTATGTTATACTACAAGATAACTACACACTTGCATTGGGACTGGTGACATTTGCGGGAATCACAGATTTGGTAAGTCAACAACTTTGTTTCATTATATACCTTTTAGGCAATCAACATTGAGACATGAAGTGTTGTGCTCATGATTTGAATGCTATTCCCATAATTAATATTGGAAGGCTGGTGTACTGAGATACagaatttacttatttcagGCACCAGTCTCTCACtatcttgttttatattaataacaatcaTCTGCAATGTAACCATAATCTTCTGTCACTCCGTGGCGTGGGACGCATCCACTAATTCCATTTAAGTCGATATACTGGTGAAGTTAGCGTAATTTAACTTAAACTCTTTGATCTTAACCTTAAAGTTGCTAATTATACACACAGTAAATTTAGCTcgtcaataattattttttgtagagGTTTTGTGTGACAAAGATATATATTAGACTAGAAGAAACACTCCAGAGATGTCGCGTTCAGGTTCGCCTGGCATACAGCCCAATGTCGTATGCGGCTCCGAGTCCGATTTGAGCACAGCTTCCGAATCGGGGTGTGTTACACACTGCAAGTGTAGACATGGTGATGACTTCAGTGAGATGCTCCTGCGCTTTACTGCTGAAATAAGAAATTGGAAAACCGAAATGCAACAAGATATAAAccatataaaaacacaattgGACTCTGGTTTCCAGGAGTTGAGGTTATCAGCAGCATTCGGCAGGACCATGCCGACATGAAGAGTAAGATCCAGGAATTGATTATTGCAAACAGTGAGACTACAAAGGAAGTGACTTCGCTGCAAACCTCCGTTCAATTCAACAGTGACCAATGTAAGGAACTCAAGAAAAAAGTCTCTGGATGACAGGAACAAGACATTTTCAAGTCTCAAATGTGAGTTTGAAGAGTTGACAAAAAACTACAAGCTCAAATCAAAGGGACCGCTTGATGAACCTTGAGATTCCAGGGACGAAAATGTTCCTGATATAGTATTGGCTGTCGCCTCACATGCGGGAGTCGCGATTTCAACGGATGATATTGTTGAAGTAAAACGTGTAACCCCCTCGTGTCAATCTTCAAGGGACGCTCAAGGAATATAATAGTCAAGTTCAAGTCACGGGTGGTAAAAGATAACATCTTATCAGGGGCGAGAAAGAACAGGATTTCCACCAGGAGTTTGAATATTCCCGGCCCCATCAAGCCGGTGTATGTCAACGAACACCTCACTTACTACAACAAGATGCTGTTAAAAAAGTGCAAGGAAACTGCAAAGGTGAAGAACTTCCAATTTGTTTGGATCAAAAATGGACGAATTTTTGTTCGAAAATCCGACGGGTGTCCTCCCCTTCAAATTATTtcagaaaaggacattttaaaaatatcctgAACGCAGTAAGCCATATTTTTCACAGGATTTCTTTATACACCTGTTTATCTTTGCTTTCTATCTACTACtcttaatatttgtaatagtaTTCGTTTtgcaaaagatttatttatccgTTTATGTTTGTTAAAGTTGCATGCTCCTTCTAGCTGTAAGTGCTCTTCGTCGTTAATTTTTTGCGCCCTGTCTCGGATTAACCGCATACCCGTGCACTCAATGCGCGTAACAAAGGTGCACGCTTTAACCTGTGGAATGAGTACCATGttcgaaattataaaatcgtcaaattatttcttaataattactttcatACAACTCTTATTTAAACAAGACGTATTTTATATGcccttatattatattgtagattcaaatgtattttctatGCCTTTCATTGGACTCTCACCCCGCGAGA encodes:
- the CLS gene encoding probable cardiolipin synthase (CMP-forming) isoform X1; its protein translation is MKFLSRCVFLRTITSRCANESSGSISNVNIRSFMAITTNRRLALRKPHVFASAVCVYSSDNKKHFFNLEKKTGALKDVLEYKKEQLKDTEHRIRLRGEEIVRDIKQQKEITGQKLREKKEHLIKDILETKAKVKERLEIVVEKENPFTIPNILCMTRIVMSPYLGYVILQDNYTLALGLVTFAGITDLLDGWIARNWEGQSSKMGSFLDPLADKVLIATLFVSLTWQNLIPLNLTLLIVGRDVALVASAFVIRYMSLPPPRTLSRYFDVTHATAQLAPTFISKVNTAIQLLLVGTTLASPVFGYADHPALHALCAVTAVSTVVSAVSYLVSKDTYKFLKKS